A genomic segment from Bosea sp. OAE506 encodes:
- a CDS encoding TRAP transporter substrate-binding protein — protein MIASNVTRRTLLGGGTALAVSAPFIRPAFAAVELKLTHPADQSHPVHIEADAMVKRIAERTKGEVKITIFPNNALGSPVEAAQQTRLGAIDMMLLNPANIEALSKTIGVINIPYQFDSYEHAHRTLDVTGRDFIAEQLKAAGFTWIANFEWGFRALTNSRRPINGPQDVQGLKLRVPPELAIKAAFEALGASTQTIAFQEVYLALANNLVDGQDNPVGTTFAAKFFEVQKHIALTRHIYASIMFCANPRSWSNKLNEAQRQIVSEEAATAGAAARKAVRDSEERNLAEMQKSGVAVTRPDVGPFRDKMEPAYAQLRKALSDDTWNTWTKLVAAARVA, from the coding sequence ATGATCGCCAGCAACGTTACGCGGCGCACGCTTCTTGGCGGGGGCACGGCCCTTGCTGTCAGCGCGCCCTTCATCCGGCCGGCCTTCGCGGCGGTCGAGCTCAAGCTCACCCACCCGGCCGATCAGAGCCATCCGGTCCACATCGAGGCCGATGCGATGGTCAAGCGCATCGCCGAGCGAACCAAGGGCGAGGTCAAGATTACGATCTTCCCCAACAATGCGCTCGGTTCGCCGGTCGAGGCGGCGCAGCAGACTAGGCTCGGCGCCATCGACATGATGCTGCTGAACCCCGCCAATATCGAGGCGCTGTCGAAGACGATCGGCGTCATCAACATCCCCTACCAGTTCGATTCCTACGAGCACGCGCACCGCACGCTCGACGTCACGGGCCGCGACTTCATCGCCGAGCAGCTCAAGGCTGCCGGTTTCACTTGGATCGCTAATTTCGAATGGGGTTTTCGCGCGCTGACCAACAGCCGCCGGCCGATCAACGGCCCCCAGGACGTGCAGGGGCTGAAGCTGCGTGTGCCTCCCGAACTCGCCATCAAGGCCGCCTTCGAGGCGCTGGGCGCCAGCACCCAGACAATCGCCTTCCAGGAGGTCTATCTCGCGCTAGCCAACAACCTCGTCGACGGCCAGGACAACCCCGTCGGGACGACCTTCGCGGCGAAGTTCTTCGAGGTCCAGAAACACATTGCGCTGACCCGGCACATCTATGCCTCGATCATGTTCTGCGCCAATCCGCGCAGCTGGTCGAACAAGCTCAACGAGGCGCAGCGCCAGATCGTCAGCGAGGAGGCGGCAACCGCCGGTGCGGCAGCGCGCAAGGCCGTGCGCGACAGCGAGGAGCGCAATCTCGCCGAGATGCAGAAATCCGGCGTCGCGGTAACACGGCCCGATGTCGGCCCCTTCCGCGACAAGATGGAGCCGGCCTATGCGCAGCTGCGCAAGGCGCTGAGCGACGACACCTGGAACACCTGGACCAAGCTCGTCGCCGCTGCCCGCGTCGCCTGA
- a CDS encoding GntR family transcriptional regulator — MTLPQTPTPLAALIARTQSLDGGRRKGALHGGVVTQLRNLIVTGVLAPGAKLNEREICEQLAVSRTPVREAIKTLIQDGLLRALPNQSAVVAELDLDHVTALIDVVTTIEGLAGELAARNMTEEAIAEIGLLHYRMRLHHARDELPGYFEVNTAFHRKIVELAANPVLLWVWDLLALQVDRARYSSNLWPTRWKAAIQEHQGILDALSARDSAKAGEALRQHVRNGLSGLVAALSGEEPAPMTASADNQPID, encoded by the coding sequence ATGACGCTTCCCCAGACCCCTACGCCTCTCGCCGCGTTGATTGCCCGTACCCAGAGCCTCGATGGCGGTCGTAGGAAGGGCGCGCTGCATGGGGGAGTTGTGACCCAGCTGCGAAATCTGATCGTAACCGGCGTGCTTGCTCCAGGCGCCAAGCTCAACGAACGGGAGATCTGCGAGCAACTGGCAGTCTCGCGCACTCCGGTGCGGGAGGCGATCAAAACACTGATTCAGGACGGTCTGTTGCGCGCGCTGCCGAACCAGTCGGCTGTGGTCGCCGAACTTGATCTCGACCACGTCACCGCGCTGATCGACGTTGTGACCACCATTGAGGGGCTTGCCGGCGAGCTTGCCGCGCGAAACATGACAGAGGAAGCCATCGCCGAAATCGGCTTGCTGCACTACCGCATGCGCCTCCATCACGCGCGCGACGAATTGCCGGGCTATTTTGAGGTCAACACCGCGTTTCATCGCAAGATCGTCGAGCTCGCGGCCAACCCCGTTTTACTCTGGGTTTGGGATCTGCTGGCCTTGCAGGTCGACCGCGCGCGCTACTCCTCCAATCTCTGGCCAACACGCTGGAAGGCGGCGATCCAGGAACATCAGGGCATCCTTGACGCCCTGTCTGCGCGCGATTCCGCCAAGGCTGGTGAAGCGTTGCGTCAGCACGTGCGCAACGGTCTCTCGGGTCTGGTCGCTGCTCTCTCTGGCGAGGAGCCAGCGCCAATGACCGCCAGCGCTGACAATCAACCCATCGATTGA
- a CDS encoding cyclase family protein, whose protein sequence is MQIIDLSMPIGQHFRWPVELAIKGDISQGDQFRVSRLSATCHGFSHVDAAAHFVADGPTIETTPLSAVVGPCRVLNLSHRPADAAIEPEHLAAADPGGAEGEILLLAAHWSDRRDYNAREFWTQAPWLTRASAEWLAARKPSAVAFDFPQDFPIRLLLDGKEVPKTEHVTHDVLLSNGVTLIEYVVNTSRLTAPRNLFSAAPLLIPNADGAPARFYAIEGLAV, encoded by the coding sequence ATGCAGATTATCGACCTTTCAATGCCCATCGGGCAACATTTCCGCTGGCCGGTCGAACTTGCGATCAAGGGGGACATCTCACAGGGGGACCAGTTCCGCGTTTCGCGGCTGTCGGCGACCTGCCACGGCTTCTCTCACGTCGATGCGGCGGCGCATTTCGTTGCCGACGGTCCAACGATCGAGACCACTCCGCTCTCGGCCGTGGTCGGGCCCTGCCGCGTGCTCAACCTGAGCCACCGGCCCGCCGACGCCGCCATCGAGCCCGAACACCTTGCCGCCGCCGACCCCGGCGGTGCTGAGGGCGAGATTTTGCTGCTGGCTGCCCACTGGTCCGACCGCCGCGACTACAACGCCCGCGAATTCTGGACGCAGGCGCCGTGGCTCACCCGTGCCTCAGCGGAATGGCTGGCCGCCCGCAAGCCCAGCGCGGTGGCCTTCGACTTCCCGCAGGACTTCCCGATCCGCTTGCTCCTGGACGGCAAGGAGGTGCCAAAGACCGAGCATGTCACCCATGACGTCCTCCTCTCCAACGGTGTCACGTTGATCGAATACGTCGTCAACACCAGCCGACTGACGGCTCCGCGCAACCTGTTTTCCGCCGCGCCGTTGCTGATTCCGAATGCCGACGGCGCTCCGGCTCGGTTCTACGCGATCGAGGGCCTGGCGGTCTGA
- a CDS encoding flagellar biosynthesis protein FlgA, with product MNFHQHYARIARPVETCLVGSGSFGRSFLAQAARIPLVNARIAVDKTMEAAGEAFASAGFARRDIALCATAAEARAAWSSGRRIAADALAAVIDLPFDILIEATGAPVAAARHALFAIEAGRHVALVSKEADSVIGPGLAHLAAERGVVVTPVDGDQPSLLIGLVTWAELLGLEVIGAGKSSEYDFVFDPASGEVTCNGVTRTLPALAAHWSLGGPDAVARSSARAGVLGTAFPLRTVPDLCEMTVVANATGLCADTARFHAPPARIAELGDLFCERGQGGLLGGTRRVDVFHHLRRADEASFAGGVFVTVRCEDPASWALLADKGHVVASGGHTAALYLPRHLLGLEAATSMLDAAGLGQSGYGTDYRPRQDLVAVAEADLAVGTVLSMGGHHHSITNVGGAMIPAGPLGEGNPAPFYLVADATLVRPVRAGEAIRLSDVALDGASPLLAARMRQDTMFFGNSLSL from the coding sequence GTGAATTTCCATCAGCACTATGCGCGCATCGCGCGCCCCGTTGAGACCTGCTTGGTCGGCAGCGGCAGCTTCGGTCGCTCCTTCCTGGCCCAGGCAGCTCGCATTCCTCTCGTCAACGCGCGTATCGCGGTGGACAAAACCATGGAGGCGGCGGGAGAGGCTTTCGCTTCAGCCGGGTTCGCGCGTCGGGACATCGCGCTCTGCGCAACGGCGGCCGAGGCGCGGGCGGCCTGGTCTTCTGGCAGGCGGATCGCGGCCGACGCGCTGGCGGCTGTCATCGACTTGCCGTTCGACATTCTGATTGAGGCCACCGGCGCGCCGGTCGCCGCGGCGCGTCACGCGCTGTTTGCCATCGAGGCAGGCCGCCACGTTGCGCTCGTTTCCAAGGAGGCCGACTCGGTCATCGGGCCAGGCCTTGCCCATCTGGCGGCTGAAAGGGGTGTCGTCGTCACTCCTGTCGACGGGGATCAGCCCAGCCTTCTGATCGGGCTCGTGACCTGGGCGGAGTTGCTCGGCTTGGAGGTGATCGGCGCCGGCAAGTCGAGCGAATACGATTTCGTCTTCGATCCGGCGTCGGGCGAGGTCACCTGCAACGGCGTCACTCGGACCCTCCCCGCGCTTGCAGCGCATTGGTCTCTGGGCGGACCTGACGCGGTTGCGCGGTCCTCTGCTCGCGCCGGCGTGCTGGGTACAGCTTTTCCGCTGCGCACCGTGCCCGATCTGTGCGAGATGACGGTCGTCGCCAATGCGACCGGGCTTTGTGCGGACACCGCGCGCTTCCATGCGCCGCCCGCACGCATAGCGGAACTCGGCGACCTGTTTTGCGAGCGAGGGCAGGGCGGCTTGCTGGGCGGTACCCGGCGGGTCGACGTGTTCCATCACCTCCGGCGGGCAGACGAGGCGAGCTTTGCGGGCGGAGTGTTTGTCACGGTTCGTTGCGAGGATCCGGCCAGCTGGGCGCTGCTCGCTGACAAGGGCCATGTCGTGGCATCGGGCGGGCACACGGCCGCACTCTATCTGCCGCGCCATCTTCTCGGTCTGGAGGCGGCGACCTCCATGCTGGATGCCGCCGGCCTTGGACAATCCGGTTATGGCACTGATTACCGCCCGCGGCAGGATCTCGTGGCGGTGGCCGAGGCTGATCTGGCTGTTGGCACCGTGCTGAGCATGGGCGGCCATCATCACAGCATCACCAATGTCGGTGGTGCGATGATTCCTGCAGGTCCGCTGGGCGAGGGTAATCCTGCGCCGTTCTATCTGGTCGCCGACGCGACACTGGTCCGGCCAGTTCGGGCGGGCGAGGCGATCCGGCTCAGCGATGTGGCGCTAGACGGCGCCTCTCCGCTTCTGGCGGCCCGCATGAGGCAAGATACGATGTTTTTCGGCAATTCTCTGTCGCTTTGA
- a CDS encoding amidohydrolase family protein, translated as MEGAAAQPDVALKISGPGLSGRPWRVAANGPVIRDALAIFGLDRAMFASNFPADSLVGDFDTIFSGFLAATATLPRSDRDRLFHDNARRIYRL; from the coding sequence CTGGAGGGCGCGGCTGCGCAGCCCGATGTCGCGCTTAAGATCTCAGGACCCGGTTTGTCGGGCCGACCGTGGAGGGTCGCGGCCAATGGGCCGGTCATTCGCGATGCGCTCGCCATCTTCGGCCTGGACCGGGCCATGTTTGCCAGCAACTTCCCGGCCGACAGCCTCGTCGGCGATTTCGATACGATCTTCTCGGGCTTTCTCGCCGCGACGGCGACCTTGCCTAGAAGCGACCGCGACCGGCTGTTTCACGACAATGCCCGGCGCATCTACCGGCTGTAA
- a CDS encoding TRAP transporter substrate-binding protein, giving the protein MTTINKRQTLKSMVAALALAAGFAVPAAAQVTIRYAHVGSEGDIQYWYADEFAKRVQARTEGRVKVQVFPNSQLGGAQETVDGVRSGAIPLAHHEFASLSRLMPEIAAFAAPFIYRDGTHAMAATDPANSEIMKEMSEQLVKQANIRIIGRLYRGARQMTAKMAVYSPADLKDKRFRGVPLQLWTTMIKGMGAVPTPVEVAELPTALMTGMVIGQENPLTMINANKLYEVQTHVMLTGHMQNVLPVFINEKTWQSIPEKDRAVVSAVAAEVGEETLKLGLEAEVKLIDELKKKGMTFVTEKDGLKVEEFRKSVSAQVNADFPTWAPIIARISAIK; this is encoded by the coding sequence ATGACCACAATCAACAAGAGGCAGACGCTCAAAAGCATGGTCGCAGCGTTGGCACTCGCGGCGGGTTTCGCCGTGCCGGCGGCCGCCCAGGTCACGATTCGTTACGCCCATGTCGGCTCCGAGGGCGACATTCAGTACTGGTATGCCGACGAATTTGCCAAACGCGTCCAGGCGCGCACCGAAGGCCGCGTCAAGGTTCAGGTCTTCCCGAATTCGCAACTCGGTGGTGCGCAGGAGACGGTCGACGGCGTTCGAAGCGGCGCGATCCCGCTGGCCCACCACGAATTTGCTTCGCTATCGCGGCTGATGCCGGAGATTGCAGCCTTCGCCGCGCCCTTCATCTATCGCGATGGCACGCATGCGATGGCCGCCACGGACCCGGCCAACTCCGAAATCATGAAGGAGATGTCCGAGCAGCTGGTCAAGCAGGCAAACATCCGCATCATCGGCCGGCTCTATCGCGGCGCCCGCCAGATGACGGCGAAGATGGCGGTCTATTCTCCCGCCGATCTCAAGGACAAGCGGTTCCGTGGCGTGCCGCTGCAGCTCTGGACGACGATGATCAAGGGCATGGGCGCGGTGCCGACGCCTGTCGAGGTCGCCGAACTCCCCACCGCTCTCATGACGGGCATGGTGATCGGCCAGGAAAACCCTCTCACCATGATCAACGCCAACAAGCTCTATGAGGTGCAGACCCATGTGATGCTCACGGGGCACATGCAGAACGTGCTGCCGGTCTTCATCAATGAGAAGACCTGGCAGTCGATCCCCGAGAAAGACCGAGCCGTGGTGTCGGCAGTCGCGGCGGAAGTCGGCGAGGAAACCCTGAAGCTCGGGCTCGAGGCCGAGGTCAAGCTGATCGACGAGCTCAAAAAGAAGGGCATGACCTTCGTCACCGAGAAAGACGGCCTGAAGGTGGAAGAGTTCCGGAAATCAGTGAGCGCGCAGGTCAACGCTGATTTCCCGACCTGGGCACCCATCATCGCCCGCATCAGCGCCATCAAGTGA
- a CDS encoding TRAP transporter small permease, whose amino-acid sequence MDSRTYAIDRAVEPLRWFFRWGSLAMLVAMVSLPFVQVVSREIFATPIIGVEELARFMLICSVFMALPYVISAGANIRMEEIVALLPASVVRAARITAAIAATVTFAAITGASFVAIGGNLDNSTPTLGIPYWVFLGAAFISFAMSTLECGIQALKAIQDRPLYVTFPQEHEPDEELDLPEEMKH is encoded by the coding sequence GTGGACAGCAGAACCTACGCGATCGACCGCGCCGTCGAACCTCTGCGCTGGTTTTTTCGCTGGGGCAGCCTGGCGATGCTGGTTGCGATGGTGTCGCTGCCCTTCGTCCAAGTCGTCTCGCGCGAAATCTTCGCGACCCCGATAATTGGCGTGGAGGAACTGGCGCGGTTCATGCTCATCTGTTCGGTCTTTATGGCATTGCCCTATGTCATCTCTGCCGGCGCCAATATCCGGATGGAGGAGATCGTGGCGCTGCTGCCGGCCTCCGTGGTGCGAGCCGCGCGAATAACCGCCGCAATCGCCGCCACCGTGACCTTCGCAGCGATCACTGGAGCCAGCTTTGTCGCCATCGGTGGCAATCTCGACAACTCCACCCCGACTCTTGGCATCCCCTATTGGGTCTTCCTGGGCGCCGCGTTCATCAGCTTTGCCATGAGCACGCTCGAATGCGGCATCCAGGCCCTCAAGGCCATTCAGGACCGGCCGCTCTACGTCACATTTCCGCAAGAGCACGAGCCCGACGAAGAGCTCGATCTCCCCGAAGAGATGAAGCACTGA
- a CDS encoding TRAP transporter large permease: MAITIILAFVALFIFGLPVVVAIAVPALLYVMLSGFPLELVAQRMTYALDSFPLVAVPVFIFVGSLMNQAGITSHIYRFAHTLGGRVPGGLAQVNVIGSLVFSGTSGAALADIGGLGRIEIRAMVRAGFTRAYSAAITGASAVVGPIFPPSIPLIIYGSATSVSIVQLLVAGIMPALLYVALLMLTVAWLAKRHNHPRSKRWPTFRELWTTFWPAAPALMTPLLLIGGMLGGYFTPTEATSITVAYILLIAMAFYGGLTWERLRFALFDTVKTSSAVLIIVSAAALFGWILTVEQLPQTFTRSLLSISTDPIVLLLIVNMLLLIVGMFLDSTTATLLVAPLVTAPLVLAGVDPVHLGIIFVFNLMIGLLTPPMGLALFLLSDIAKTSMPSVLKAVIPFYIPLFGALAIITFWPDLTLWLPRMLR, translated from the coding sequence ATGGCCATTACGATTATTCTCGCCTTTGTGGCGCTCTTCATTTTCGGGCTTCCCGTCGTGGTCGCGATCGCGGTGCCGGCCCTGCTCTATGTCATGCTGTCGGGCTTCCCGCTTGAGCTGGTTGCACAACGCATGACCTATGCGCTCGATTCCTTTCCCCTCGTGGCCGTGCCGGTGTTTATCTTCGTCGGCAGCCTGATGAACCAGGCCGGCATCACCAGCCACATCTACCGCTTCGCCCATACGCTGGGCGGGCGCGTCCCCGGCGGGCTGGCGCAGGTCAATGTGATCGGCTCGCTTGTCTTCTCGGGAACCTCCGGCGCAGCGCTTGCCGATATCGGCGGCCTCGGTCGGATTGAAATTCGCGCCATGGTGCGGGCGGGCTTCACCCGCGCCTATTCGGCGGCCATCACCGGCGCATCTGCTGTCGTCGGACCGATCTTTCCGCCCTCTATCCCTCTGATCATCTATGGCTCCGCGACCAGCGTCTCGATCGTGCAGTTGCTGGTGGCCGGCATCATGCCGGCGCTGCTCTACGTCGCCTTGCTGATGCTGACGGTGGCCTGGCTAGCCAAGCGTCACAACCATCCGCGCTCGAAGCGCTGGCCAACGTTCCGCGAACTGTGGACCACGTTCTGGCCCGCCGCACCGGCGCTGATGACGCCTCTCCTGCTGATCGGCGGCATGTTGGGCGGTTATTTCACGCCGACGGAGGCCACATCGATCACAGTTGCCTATATCCTGCTGATCGCCATGGCGTTCTACGGAGGCTTGACGTGGGAGCGATTGCGCTTCGCGTTGTTCGATACGGTCAAGACCAGTTCGGCCGTGCTGATCATCGTCTCGGCTGCGGCGTTATTCGGCTGGATCCTGACCGTCGAGCAATTGCCGCAAACCTTCACGCGCAGCCTGCTCTCGATCTCGACCGATCCGATCGTGCTGCTGCTCATCGTGAATATGCTGCTCTTGATCGTGGGAATGTTCCTCGACAGCACGACGGCCACGCTTCTGGTGGCCCCGCTGGTGACGGCGCCGCTGGTGCTGGCGGGCGTTGACCCGGTCCATCTCGGGATCATCTTCGTCTTCAACCTCATGATCGGCCTGCTGACACCCCCAATGGGCCTGGCACTGTTCCTGTTGTCGGACATCGCCAAGACCTCGATGCCTTCGGTGCTGAAGGCGGTGATCCCGTTCTACATCCCGCTCTTCGGCGCGCTGGCGATCATCACCTTCTGGCCCGATCTGACGCTGTGGCTGCCACGGATGCTGCGCTGA
- a CDS encoding ABC transporter substrate-binding protein, with protein MRKTLAAAIAACLVAAAPAAHAQEKLKIGVMATLSGALTSGGEDGVRGVQIAAKELGNKLGGRDFELIVTATDASPDSALRAARKLVEQDKVQIIIGPLSGSEGIAMRDYSKTVPNLVMINGSSGALETTFVNPSPNFFRFNSDGAMWMAGLGEYVLKDKGFKKISVIAEDYSFPYTQVFGFAIGYCRAGGQIAQRQWVPLGTKDFGSVIANIPDDVDAVFLGLGGGDAVNFLNQYSQTGGKAKFIGGSIMVDQTVLSSKGAAKRLLVGTPSSGGVADAWDDPRWKAWVKTYQEAFPADKRFASPSLFATNYYNAVKALAVAMEKVNGDLSDGGAKLRAELAKVELDAPNGKIKLDDNRQAIATTFITEVAELPNGDLTNKFVRAVPDVTQTLGLSLDAFKAIGLPSRTNPECKQ; from the coding sequence ATGCGCAAGACGCTTGCGGCCGCAATCGCGGCCTGTCTAGTCGCGGCTGCACCGGCCGCACATGCCCAAGAGAAACTCAAGATCGGTGTGATGGCGACGCTCTCGGGCGCGCTCACATCAGGCGGCGAGGACGGCGTCCGCGGCGTACAGATCGCGGCGAAGGAACTCGGCAACAAGCTCGGCGGACGCGATTTCGAGCTGATCGTGACGGCCACCGACGCCAGCCCGGATTCCGCCCTGCGGGCCGCGCGCAAGCTCGTCGAGCAAGACAAGGTGCAGATCATCATCGGACCGCTCTCCGGCTCCGAAGGCATCGCGATGCGCGACTACAGCAAGACCGTCCCGAACCTGGTGATGATCAACGGCTCGTCGGGCGCGCTCGAGACCACCTTCGTCAACCCGTCGCCGAATTTCTTCCGGTTCAACAGCGACGGCGCCATGTGGATGGCCGGCCTCGGCGAATACGTGCTGAAGGACAAGGGCTTCAAGAAGATCTCGGTCATCGCGGAGGATTATTCGTTCCCCTACACGCAGGTCTTCGGCTTCGCGATCGGATATTGCCGCGCGGGCGGCCAGATCGCGCAGCGCCAATGGGTGCCGCTCGGCACCAAGGATTTCGGCTCGGTGATCGCCAACATCCCGGACGATGTCGATGCGGTCTTCCTCGGGCTCGGCGGCGGCGACGCGGTCAACTTCCTGAACCAGTACAGCCAGACCGGCGGCAAGGCGAAGTTCATCGGCGGCTCGATCATGGTCGACCAGACGGTCCTGTCGTCCAAGGGCGCGGCCAAGCGGCTCCTCGTCGGCACACCCTCCTCCGGCGGCGTCGCCGATGCCTGGGACGACCCGCGCTGGAAGGCCTGGGTCAAGACTTATCAGGAGGCCTTCCCGGCCGATAAGCGCTTTGCGAGCCCCTCGCTCTTCGCGACCAACTACTACAACGCCGTCAAGGCCCTCGCCGTGGCGATGGAGAAGGTCAATGGCGATCTCTCGGATGGCGGCGCCAAATTGCGGGCGGAGCTCGCCAAGGTCGAACTCGACGCGCCCAATGGCAAGATCAAGCTCGACGACAACCGGCAGGCGATCGCCACGACCTTCATCACGGAAGTCGCGGAACTGCCCAATGGCGACCTGACGAACAAGTTCGTGCGCGCCGTGCCGGACGTGACGCAGACGCTGGGGCTCTCGCTGGACGCGTTCAAGGCCATCGGGCTGCCGTCCCGCACCAACCCGGAATGCAAGCAATAG
- a CDS encoding helix-turn-helix domain-containing protein — translation MSRAVAVCHGPFGRVAIYDLDRPLVLHAHREAHLIFFLEGSRGLVTVNGRTTVVDPFMGVAINPWEPHNFQPLRPGSLGLFLVVYLKPEWLAAQTMTLPGALVFPASELVVTRELAAWRDEVVDMLLSEHHELNLAPVLMALAQASSEPIGQNLASDLIHIAPESAIDRRVLRARRLIEAHPTYDGALERVAREAGLSRAHFFKLFREQVGVTPTVFANTVRLDAALDRLVASRDPVTRISQVLGFSCQSVFTRFFTSHMGMAPRDYRRVLRRVGPMPLQVRHG, via the coding sequence ATGAGTCGCGCAGTTGCGGTCTGCCACGGTCCCTTCGGCCGCGTCGCGATCTACGATCTCGACCGCCCGCTGGTGCTGCATGCCCACCGCGAAGCCCACCTGATCTTCTTCCTCGAAGGTTCGCGCGGCCTCGTCACGGTCAATGGCCGCACAACCGTCGTCGATCCCTTCATGGGCGTCGCCATCAACCCCTGGGAGCCGCACAACTTCCAGCCCCTGCGGCCGGGCTCGCTCGGACTGTTCCTCGTCGTTTACCTCAAGCCGGAATGGCTCGCGGCCCAGACCATGACATTGCCGGGCGCACTCGTCTTTCCGGCTTCCGAACTCGTCGTGACGCGCGAGCTCGCCGCGTGGCGCGACGAGGTCGTCGACATGCTGCTCTCCGAACATCATGAGCTCAACCTCGCGCCCGTGCTGATGGCGCTGGCGCAAGCCTCGAGCGAGCCGATCGGACAGAACCTAGCCTCCGACCTGATTCACATCGCCCCCGAGAGCGCCATCGATCGTCGCGTGCTGCGCGCCCGCCGGCTGATCGAGGCCCACCCGACCTATGATGGCGCGCTAGAGCGCGTCGCTCGCGAGGCCGGACTGTCGCGCGCGCATTTCTTCAAGCTCTTCCGCGAGCAGGTCGGCGTCACGCCCACCGTCTTCGCCAATACGGTCCGGCTCGACGCTGCGCTGGATCGCCTGGTCGCCTCGCGCGACCCTGTCACGCGGATCAGCCAGGTGCTGGGCTTTTCCTGTCAGAGCGTCTTCACCCGCTTCTTCACCTCACATATGGGCATGGCGCCGCGCGACTACCGCCGCGTCCTGCGCCGCGTCGGCCCGATGCCCTTGCAGGTCCGACATGGCTGA
- a CDS encoding branched-chain amino acid ABC transporter permease produces MADFIGRRPIWSLIIILAVAILVWLIFAIWTPGMEASFGRKRVFLSALFNGITLGALYFLVASGFTLIFGLMRNVNLAHGSLYLFGGYLGYSVGEWTGSWLVALLVAFLVVAIVGILMQVLLFRWMEGQDLRQTLVTIGLSIIFADLLLWGYGGDTFQVTAPDWLSGPVTLPFAVALRSNGEAVMMTYPLVRIAILCGAIIVGVLMWLALNRTRVGMLVRAGVDDRDMLSATGVRVQLVFVMVFAFGAGLAGLAGVVGGTFQSLQPGEDTRILLSSLVVVIVGGMGSIPGAAVGALIVGLAEQFGSVYMPTYAVMLTFIIMVAVLAIRPQGLAARR; encoded by the coding sequence ATGGCTGACTTCATCGGGCGCCGGCCGATCTGGTCGCTGATCATCATCCTGGCGGTGGCCATCCTGGTCTGGCTCATCTTCGCGATCTGGACGCCGGGCATGGAAGCCAGCTTCGGGCGCAAGCGGGTCTTCCTGAGCGCCCTGTTCAACGGCATCACGCTCGGTGCGCTCTACTTCCTCGTCGCGAGCGGCTTCACGCTGATCTTCGGGCTGATGCGCAACGTCAATCTGGCGCATGGCTCGCTCTATCTGTTCGGCGGCTATCTCGGCTACAGCGTCGGCGAATGGACCGGCTCCTGGCTGGTGGCCCTGCTCGTCGCCTTCCTGGTGGTCGCGATCGTCGGCATTCTGATGCAGGTGCTGCTGTTCCGCTGGATGGAGGGGCAGGACCTGCGCCAGACGCTGGTCACCATCGGCCTCTCGATCATCTTCGCCGACCTGCTGCTCTGGGGCTATGGCGGCGACACCTTCCAGGTCACGGCGCCGGACTGGCTCTCTGGCCCGGTCACCCTGCCCTTCGCCGTCGCGCTTCGCAGCAATGGCGAAGCCGTGATGATGACCTATCCGCTGGTTCGCATCGCCATCCTCTGCGGGGCGATCATCGTCGGCGTGCTGATGTGGCTGGCGCTGAACCGAACCCGGGTCGGCATGCTCGTGCGCGCCGGCGTCGACGACCGCGACATGCTCTCGGCGACCGGGGTGCGCGTGCAGCTCGTCTTCGTCATGGTCTTCGCATTCGGAGCGGGCCTGGCCGGGCTGGCCGGCGTCGTTGGCGGAACCTTCCAGTCGCTGCAACCGGGTGAGGACACGCGCATCCTGCTCTCCTCGCTGGTCGTCGTCATTGTCGGCGGCATGGGCTCGATACCGGGCGCCGCGGTCGGAGCACTGATCGTCGGCCTCGCCGAGCAGTTCGGCTCGGTCTACATGCCGACCTATGCGGTGATGCTGACCTTCATCATCATGGTCGCGGTGCTCGCGATCCGGCCCCAGGGCCTGGCGGCGAGGCGCTGA